The following proteins come from a genomic window of Streptomyces sp. ALI-76-A:
- a CDS encoding SDR family oxidoreductase has translation MATNHSTQQSPTIDPKALAGKKAVVTGGTIGMGRAIVQALTDRGAEVMYTGRSDQRLAEAQAALDTPLAHPVRSDATDAIAIAALGDQVADRLGRIDYLFINQGIAEFQTLEEVTEESWDRIFNVNAKGAFFTVQRLAPLVSEGGAIVFTTVSNDHIFPGLSAYSGAKEAVAAFAKVLAAELLPRKIRVNAIAPGFILTPTMGVAELTDEQRAEFIEQGNASTPMGRGGTVEEIAAAALYLAVEATFTTGLELPVDGGFGQGLGE, from the coding sequence ATGGCAACGAACCACAGTACCCAGCAATCTCCAACCATCGATCCGAAGGCCCTGGCAGGTAAAAAGGCTGTCGTTACCGGCGGCACCATCGGCATGGGCCGGGCCATCGTCCAAGCCCTGACCGACCGCGGCGCCGAAGTGATGTACACCGGGCGCAGCGACCAGCGACTCGCCGAGGCCCAGGCGGCACTCGACACCCCGCTGGCCCACCCGGTGCGCTCCGATGCCACTGACGCCATCGCCATCGCCGCCCTCGGCGATCAGGTCGCCGACCGCCTCGGCCGCATCGACTACCTGTTCATCAACCAGGGCATCGCCGAGTTCCAGACGCTCGAAGAGGTCACGGAGGAATCCTGGGACCGCATCTTCAACGTCAACGCCAAGGGCGCCTTTTTCACCGTGCAGCGGCTAGCGCCGCTGGTGTCCGAGGGCGGCGCGATCGTGTTCACCACCGTCTCCAACGACCACATCTTCCCCGGTCTCAGCGCCTACTCCGGAGCGAAGGAGGCCGTCGCCGCCTTCGCCAAGGTGCTCGCCGCCGAGCTGCTCCCCCGCAAGATCCGCGTCAACGCGATCGCCCCCGGCTTCATCCTCACCCCCACCATGGGCGTCGCCGAGCTGACCGACGAGCAGCGCGCCGAGTTCATCGAACAGGGCAACGCCTCCACGCCGATGGGCCGAGGAGGCACTGTGGAGGAGATCGCCGCCGCCGCGCTGTACCTGGCCGTCGAGGCCACCTTCACCACCGGTCTGGAACTGCCCGTGGACGGCGGGTTCGGCCAGGGCCTCGGCGAATGA
- a CDS encoding MerR family transcriptional regulator, with the protein MFIGELSRRTGVSTRSLRYYEQQGLLRPQRRASGYREFDESDVATVRRVRILLAAGLNTDLIREVLPCMAEEGAILAPTCEEMAQDLKHERERMSHSIEQLQAAHAMLSSIIHAGEAITARVGRNGQ; encoded by the coding sequence ATGTTCATCGGCGAACTGTCCAGGCGTACCGGCGTCAGCACCAGGAGCCTTCGGTACTACGAGCAACAAGGGTTGCTGCGGCCGCAGCGGCGAGCCAGCGGCTACCGCGAGTTCGACGAGTCCGATGTGGCCACCGTGCGCCGGGTCCGGATCCTGCTCGCGGCCGGGCTGAATACCGACCTGATCCGGGAGGTGCTGCCCTGCATGGCTGAAGAGGGAGCCATCCTGGCGCCAACCTGCGAGGAAATGGCCCAGGACCTCAAGCACGAACGCGAGCGCATGAGCCACTCCATCGAACAGCTCCAAGCCGCCCACGCCATGCTCAGCTCGATCATCCACGCAGGCGAAGCGATCACCGCCCGAGTCGGCCGCAACGGACAGTGA
- a CDS encoding alpha/beta hydrolase translates to MRSDPRSRHRQTVLGAAATTFLLLLAGCAPAAPPPGSGTTADLGAYLEQELNWVGCKDTATSKADAELFANPALQCASVEVPLDYDKPEGKKAHIALTRLPAAGDAEGSLLLNPGGPGGSGTSFVASTLPQWQVSPVAERFDIVGFDPRGVRSSTPALDCYTDEEYDAGDATRFGAVHDIPSTKEATELAERCADGSGGIANLVNAGSTNVVRDMDIMRQVLGDDQLTYLGYSYGSELGAMYAAAYPEKVRAIVLDGAVSPDLTASEFRLSSFTGLQARFDDLAALCAESPDCVLGPDPAAANDRLHEIVQPLVETPAPTTGGRDLSVWDVYLGISGGLYSEAKWPNVISALTALQAGNADQMLALRDAFYARTADGAYGHDFDTNIAVRCMDSPRPTPEEQTALARKIGEAAPMFDIDVFTAGTHHSECEAWPAPPTRDEPWLTDIEGIPETLVVSVTGDPATPHEGGIAMARALGGSLLTVDGKQHGAYLLGGSKCVDDAVNKYLLDLETPPTDARCSL, encoded by the coding sequence ATGCGCTCAGACCCTCGATCCCGACACCGCCAAACCGTGCTCGGCGCGGCCGCTACGACTTTCCTCCTCCTGCTCGCCGGATGCGCGCCCGCCGCTCCTCCACCGGGCTCCGGCACGACCGCGGACCTCGGCGCCTACCTTGAGCAAGAGCTCAACTGGGTCGGGTGCAAGGACACCGCGACGAGCAAGGCGGACGCCGAGCTGTTCGCGAACCCGGCGCTCCAGTGCGCCTCGGTCGAGGTCCCGCTCGACTACGACAAGCCGGAGGGCAAGAAGGCGCACATCGCGCTCACGCGCCTCCCCGCTGCGGGCGACGCCGAGGGCTCACTGCTGCTCAACCCGGGCGGACCCGGAGGATCCGGCACCAGCTTCGTCGCGTCCACCCTGCCACAGTGGCAGGTGAGTCCCGTCGCCGAACGTTTCGACATCGTCGGCTTCGATCCTCGCGGGGTCCGGTCGTCGACTCCGGCCCTCGACTGCTACACCGACGAGGAGTACGACGCAGGCGACGCAACCCGGTTCGGCGCGGTGCACGACATCCCGAGCACCAAGGAGGCGACCGAACTCGCAGAGCGCTGCGCGGACGGCTCTGGCGGCATCGCGAACCTCGTGAACGCCGGGTCCACCAACGTCGTGCGCGACATGGACATCATGCGACAGGTACTCGGTGACGACCAGCTGACCTACCTCGGCTACAGCTACGGCTCCGAGCTCGGAGCCATGTACGCCGCGGCCTACCCCGAAAAGGTCCGCGCGATCGTGCTCGACGGAGCCGTCTCGCCGGACCTGACGGCGAGCGAGTTCCGCCTCTCCTCCTTCACCGGACTGCAGGCACGGTTCGACGACCTCGCCGCACTCTGCGCAGAATCGCCCGACTGCGTTCTCGGCCCCGACCCCGCGGCTGCGAACGACCGCCTGCACGAGATCGTCCAGCCGCTCGTCGAGACACCAGCACCGACCACCGGCGGCCGGGACCTGAGCGTCTGGGACGTCTACCTCGGCATCAGCGGCGGACTGTACTCCGAAGCGAAATGGCCCAACGTCATCTCCGCCCTGACCGCGCTCCAAGCGGGCAACGCCGATCAGATGCTCGCCCTGCGCGACGCCTTCTACGCCCGCACAGCGGACGGCGCCTACGGCCACGACTTCGACACGAACATCGCTGTGCGCTGCATGGACTCACCCCGTCCGACGCCGGAGGAACAGACCGCGCTCGCACGCAAGATCGGGGAGGCCGCCCCGATGTTCGACATCGACGTGTTCACGGCAGGCACTCACCACAGCGAATGCGAGGCGTGGCCGGCGCCGCCGACACGCGACGAGCCCTGGCTCACCGATATCGAAGGCATCCCCGAGACGCTCGTCGTATCGGTCACCGGCGATCCTGCGACGCCGCACGAGGGCGGCATCGCGATGGCGCGAGCCCTCGGCGGAAGCCTGCTCACAGTCGACGGCAAGCAGCACGGCGCCTACCTCCTCGGCGGCAGCAAGTGCGTCGACGACGCGGTCAACAAATACCTCCTCGACCTCGAAACCCCGCCCACCGACGCCCGTTGCAGCCTGTGA
- a CDS encoding transposase — protein MVGPGVPLTDTQWARIEPLLPDRTPKRGGRWREHREVIDAIAFKFQSGTQRIHLPEKYGNWRGVYNRLRMWPVDGTWERVFTTREACRVRPASHQHRPGQLRRSRACHRLQRASVGGVSRSRRYLLTASSTHLLPPRR, from the coding sequence ATGGTTGGTCCAGGTGTGCCGTTGACCGACACGCAGTGGGCGCGGATCGAGCCGTTGCTCCCGGACCGGACCCCGAAGAGGGGTGGCCGGTGGCGGGAGCACCGTGAGGTGATCGACGCCATCGCCTTCAAGTTCCAGAGCGGAACGCAGCGGATCCACCTTCCGGAGAAGTACGGGAACTGGCGAGGCGTCTACAACCGGCTGCGGATGTGGCCCGTCGACGGCACATGGGAGCGGGTGTTCACCACGCGTGAGGCCTGTCGGGTCAGGCCCGCGAGTCACCAGCACCGGCCGGGGCAGCTACGCCGGAGTCGAGCGTGTCACAGGCTGCAACGGGCGTCGGTGGGCGGGGTTTCGAGGTCGAGGAGGTATTTGTTGACCGCGTCGTCGACGCACTTGCTGCCGCCGAGGAGGTAG